In the Engystomops pustulosus chromosome 2, aEngPut4.maternal, whole genome shotgun sequence genome, one interval contains:
- the TMEM97 gene encoding sigma intracellular receptor 2: MASVTRLLEWVFFFYFFSHIPITLLVDLQAVLPASWYPQELLDLMKWYCVTFKDHLMLDPPPWFKSFVYCEAIVQLPFFPIATYAFFKGGQRWIRIPAIVYSSHVATTVLPILAHLLYGDFPKTNQVDSPNQQERLTLVSVYAPYLVIPILILLTMLFSPQYRKEEKRKRK, translated from the exons ATGGCCTCCGTCACCCGGCTGCTGGAGTGGGTTTTCTTCTTCTACTTCTTCTCGCACATCCCCATCACCCTGCTGGTGGATCTGCAGGCCGTGCTACCCGCCAGCTGGTACCCGCAGGAG cttctTGATTTGATGAAATGGTACTGTGTTACCTTTAAAGACCACCTGATGCTGGACCCTCCACCCTGGTTTAAGAGCTTTGTGTATTGTGAAGCCATTGTGCAGCTTCCATTCTTCCCCATAGCTACCTACGCGTTCTTTAAAG GGGGACAGCGCTGGATCAGGATTCCTGCCATTGTCTACTCATCTCATGTAGCCACGACAGTGTTGCCTATTCTCGCTCATCTTCTTTATGGCGATTTCCCAAAAACAAACCAGGTGGATTCTCCAAACCAGCAGGAGCGTCTGACTCTGGTCTCTGTCTATGCCCCGTACCTGGTGATCCCTATTCTCATCCTGCTCACCATGCTGTTCAGTCCACAGTATAGGAAAGAAGAAAAGCGCAAGAGAAAGTAA
- the IFT20 gene encoding intraflagellar transport protein 20 homolog, whose amino-acid sequence MAKDSLSEAGLHFDDLNKLRILDPDVSQQTTELKEECREFVEKIDDFQKIVGGLIELVDQLAKETENEKMKAIGARNLLKSIAKQREAQQQQLQALIAEKKMQLERYRIEYEALCKVEAEQNEFIDQFILQK is encoded by the exons ATGGCTAAAGACTCGCTCTCTGAAGCTGGGTTACACTTTGACGACCTCAACAAGCTACGCATCTTGGATCCGGATGTCTCCCAGCAAACCACAGAACTAAAAGAGGAATGCCGAGAGTTTGTAGAAA AAATAGATGATTTTCAGAAAATAGTTGGCGGTTTAATAGAGCTAGTGGATCAACTGGCTAAAGAAACCGAGAATGAAAAAATGAAG GCCATTGGAGCTCGTAATCTGTTAAAATCAATTGCTAAGCAGCGAGAAGCACAGCAACAGCAGCTACAGGCGCTAATAGCAGAGAAGAAGATGCAATTAGAAAG GTATCGAATAGAATATGAGGCACTGTGCAAAGTGGAAGCAGAGCAGAATGAATTTATAGACCAATTCATCCTACAGAAGTAA